CAGGTGGCAGTTCTTGATCAAAAACTACCAGATTTGATAACGTCCCTCGATTCACCGAAAATCCTTGAAGAGGCTATGGTTTATTCGCTAAATGCGGGAGGGAAACGTGTTCGGCCCGTGCTGCTGTTATCTGTATTGAAAGGAGCTGGTTTTCCTCTCGAATACGGTTATAACACCGCATGTGCTTTGGAAATGATTCATACATATTCCTTGATACATGATGATTTGCCTGCGATGGATAACGATGATTTACGACGTGGAAAGCCGACGAATCACAAAGTATTTGGTGAAGATATGGCAATCCTTGCAGGAGATGGCCTCTTGACAGAGAGCTTCAGTTTAATCACTAGAGATGAACACCTCACCACAGATCAGCGTATAAAGCTGATCACCTCAATTTCCCGAGCGGCTGGACCAGAAGGTATGGTGGCGGGTCAAGTGGCTGACATGCAAAGTGAAGGCAAGCAATTGACGCCTGAAGGTTTAGAAGCTATTCACCATCGAAAAACAGGTGATCTATTGTCGGTTTCTCTTTATGCCGGCGGTATCATTGCAGGTTTTCATAATGATGCCTTGATTCAATTGAGTAAAATCGGTAAACATATTGGTCTTGCGTTTCAAATCAAGGATGATCTGCTTGATATCGAAGGAACGGAAGAGGAGATTGGTAAACCGGTCGGAAGTGACATCGCGAACAACAAAAACACGTATCCTTTACTGTTAGGGGTTAAAGGAGCCAAAGAAAAACTGGATTTTCATTTGAATGCCGCACATGAGAATCTTGAAACTTTACAACATTTTGATGGCGCGCTTCTCGATGGGCTGATTTCCTACATTGGCGAGCGGAAGGGATAATTCTGTTGTCTGACATCTGGGATTCATGATATGCTTGAAGATGCGAGTGGTGCAGTATTCTAGTCGGCTCTCCATTCTCCAAAGCGGGCCTAAAAATCCGCTAAAGGGCATATCGATGAAGTTTCTAGTTTTGGCTTGAGGCGCCCAGCTTTGGGTCATTACTGGGAGTAAAGGCTGTAGGGCGATCCACAATGGCATGTGGGCGTTGACCCTCCAGCCGTGGAGGCCCTGAATGGTTGGAAGTCTTCCCTGACGACCGGACATTCGGGGTATGAACCTGCTATGCAGACTCGGGAGGTCTGTGAGCAGCGTAGCCTGCCTTGAGTGGACCGTGAGGGGATTACAGATGCTTTTGCATCTGCATGAAATCACGTCTGCAAAAGAGGATAGGGAATGGCAAGAGCTGTCGGGGAAAACCCCTAGACTGTTCTTTATTGACGCCCATGGGGGATTATAGTGCGTTCTAAGTGGCAATCCAGTCTGACGGTTGGCGACACCGTCAATACAGGTTTAAAGGGAAACCTCCCGGGCGGCGACGCTTGGGAACCTGCATGGGAAAACCTACTGGACCTAAGGCGCAGTCTTTATCCTATGGGTGACCACTCGTGAATACATACTGATGAAAACCCGCCAGCGGCGGGTTTTCGTGTAAATAATAAATCCTGGATTCGTGGGATAAACCTTTGAAAAGTAGGGAATATAGATGAAAAGTGCTGTATTAAAATCTTTGAAGTGGAGTGGCATTATATCCATTGTTACACTGATCATGGCTGCCATTTTTGCAATTGTTTCCACAGCTGTTTTAAGCGGTGTAAACTGGGCTGTTGGTATGGTCATCGTTTTTGTCATCGTATTTATCGGTGTGTTTTCGGATACAATTGGCGTGGCAGCAACCGCTGCATCCGAAAAACCGTTCCATGCGATGGCTGCTGAAAAAATTCCGGGTGGACGTCACGGTGTGGTTATCACCCGTAATGCAGACCGATTTTCAAATTTCACGAACGATGTGATTGGAGACATTGCTGGGGTTATCAGTGGTACGGCTTCTGCCTATGTCGTGCTGCAACTGGCTATGCAAATGGGTCACGAGGACGGCAGTAGTGTTCAATTCGCCATCTCTATTCTATTTACCAGTGTAGTAGCTGCGCTGACAGTCGGTGGTAAATCCGTTGGAAAAACGATTGCAATCGGTTATTCAACGGAAATTATTTACCAAGTGGGTAGATTATTTTATTTTTTAGAGGTAAAATTGAACATAACAATATTCAATGATAAGAAGCAGCGTAAGCAAAAAGTGAAGTCAACTAAGAGAAAGTGAGGGGTTCCCTTGGACTTGCTAAATGTAAAGGATCCGTCGTTCTTAAAAGATTACTCCAACGAAGAACTCGAAAGCCTGGCTCAGGATGTTCGTGACTTTCTGATATCCAATCTGTCTGTTACCGGTGGCCATCTTGGGCCTAACCTGGGTGTTGTTGAATTGACGCTTGTACTTCACCAGCTATTTGACAGCCCTAAGGATAAGTTTCTGTTTGATGTAGGACATCAAGCATATGTGCACAAAATCCTGACAGGACGAGCGGGGAACTTCGATCAGCTTCGAAAATACAAAGGGCTTTGTGGTTTTCCAAAACGTTCAGAAAGTGAACACGATGTATGGGAAACCGGACACAGTTCCACGTCTTTATCCGGGGCAATGGGAATGGCTGTTGCAAGAGATTTGAAAGGCGAGGATTCCCATGTCGTTCCAGTGATTGGTGATGGTGCTCTTACCGGAGGCATGGCGCTGGAAGCGCTTAATCATATCGGTCATGAGCAAACGGACATGGTTGTTATTCTAAACGATAACGAAATGTCGATAGCGCCCAATGTAGGTGCACTTCATTCGATGCTGGGTCGAATGCGTACAGCTGGAAAATACCAAAAAGCGAAAGAAGATCTGGAAATGCTGATCCGAAAGATTCCTGCTTTTGGTGGACGACTCGCAGCAACTGCTGAGCGAGTTAAGGACAGCATGAAATACCTGCTCGTTTCCGGCATGTTTTTCGAAGAGATGGGTTTTACGTATCTTGGTCCTGTAGACGGACACGACCTTGAAGACCTTAAGAAGAATGTGAACTATGCCAAAAAGACAAAAGGTCCCGTTATCGTTCATGTGATCACGAAAAAAGGCAAAGGCTATGGTCCCGCCGAGAATGACGCTAAAGGAACCTGGCATGGACTGGGACCATATAAAATTGAATCCGGGGAAGTTGTAAAAAAACCAGGCCCCCCATCTTACAGCGGTGTATTTGCCAGTACCTTAAAGAAACTCGCAACAGACGACGATCGTATTGTTGCCATTACGGCAGCAATGCCAGGGGGAACGGGGCTTGATAAATTTGCTCAAGAGTTCCCAAAACGGACATTTGATGTGGGGATAGCGGAGCAGCATGCCACAACGATGTCTGCAGGTCTCGCAACTCAGGGCATGAAGCCGGTGTTTGCCGTTTATTCGACTTTCCTTCAGCGAGGGTATGATCAACTCGTTCACGACGTCTGCCGTCAAAATCTTAATGTGGTTTTTGCAATTGATCGGGCTGGTCTCGTTGGTGCAGATGGTGAAACGCATCAGGGGGTATTTGATATATCCTATCTGAGACATTTGCCGAATATGAAAATTTTGCAGCCGAAAGATGAAAACGAGATGCAGCATATGCTTTATTCTGCTGTCCAAAATGATGATGGGCCGATGGCTGTTCGTTATCCGAGAGGAAATGGATATGGGGTTGAAATGGATGAGGAATTCAAACAAATCCCGATTGGTAAATGGGAGGTCCTTCAAGAAGGCAATGATGTTACAATTCTGGCATTTGGAACAATGATTCCAGTCGCTGAGGAAGCTGTTGAGAAGCTTGCCAAGCTCGGTGTGTCAGCGAGACTTGTCAATGCAAGATCGCTTAAACCTTTGGATGGAGAGATGCTCAATCAGTTTGCAAGTGAACATGGACCGGTTATTACACTGGAAGAATCCGCACTTCTTGGTGGTTTTGGCAGTGCTGTCCTGGAATATCTTCATGAGAATGGGTTCCATCATGTACATGTGGAACGCATGGGGATTCCGGATCGATATATTGAACATGGCAGTGTACCGGAATTACTTGAAGAAATCGGTTTAACCGCAGATGAATTGACAAATCGGGTACAAAAAGCTCTGCCGTTAAAAAGGCAGCGAGCATAAATGAAGAAAGAACGTATTGACGTCCTTCTTGTTGAACAAGGACTTGCCGAATCCCGTGAGCGTGCGAAACGCTCTGTGATGGCAGGTGTTGTGTTAGCGGATGGCGAACGAATTGATAAACCAGGGATGAGAGTAAGCATCGAGGCAATATTGTCGATTAAAGGTGAGGTCCTCCCCTACGTAAGTCGGGGGGGACTTAAACTGGCGAGAGCTATCGAAGTTTTTCATTTGAATCTCAGTAACAAAGTGATGCTGGATATCGGATCGTCGACGGGTGGCTTTACGGATTGTGCTTTGCAGCAAGGCGCAAAGCATGTCTATGCATTAGATGTAGGCTACAATCAGCTTGCCTGGAAGATGCGACAGGATGAACGAGTTACAGTCATGGAGCGAACAAATTTCAGGTACTCAGCTCCAGGAGATTTCACTGGTGAGAGACCTGATTTTGCAACATTTGATGTATCATTTATTTCGATTCGATTGTTGATGCCGGTATTGAAGACGATTATCGTGCCAGGGAGTGATATCATGACACTCATTAAACCCCAATTTGAAGCGGGCAGAGACGAAGTTGGGAAAAAAGGTATCATTCGGGATCGCAAAGTACATGAACATGTAATTGAAGATTTAGTGGAATTCTGTGAAACACTTGGCTTTACTGTAAGAGGTATTGCGCCTTCGCCAGTTCGTGGTGGTGAAGGAAATATAGAATTTTTAATGCATTTAACAGCAGATGAAGTCTGCCAAGTTCCATTTGATCGTAAACACATTGATGCTGTTGTTTCAGAAGCACATTACACTTAATCTGCACAGCCAGTTTATATTCAGCGTTGTCCATCAATTGCTTCAGGCGGTTGCTTGCATAAAAACCAGATAGCTTCAGTACGGCAAGTGAGAGGAAATTATCGCTCGACATTAACGGTTTCCGTGGATTGTCTTCTGCAACTGCAGTAATCCGCCGCCACTTGGTCGAAATTCAAAAAAATAGAACAATTATCAACAAGCTTCAATACAGTTTGATCTCAAAAGGCTGATAAATCAACGCAGCCTTTTTATATTTTTCAGGAATGATTAACGTCGCTGAAAGAATGATGTATAATTGCAACTAAGGCTTTTCACCAATGACTTGGCGAAAAGCCAAGTTTTCTTTAATGACAAAATCCAAGGGCATGATTTTCTTTCATATGATTGTATATTTATAATATGATTGTATATTTATAATAAATCAGATACAATGACAGGGAATTAAGACATGTATGGAGGGAAATGGCTGATGAATAAAGGGCAGCGACATATTAAAATCAGGGATATTATCGGCAATCGGGAAATCGAAACCCAGGATGATCTGGTGGAGAATCTCCGGAATGCCGGCTTCAACGTCACACAAGCTACCGTTAGTAGAGATATTAAAGAATTACACTTGGTGAAGGTTCCGATGATGGACGGACGCTATAAGTATAGTCTCCCGTCGGATCAGCGCTTCAATCCGCTGCAAAAGCTTAAACGGACATTGATGGACTGCTTTATTTCAATTGATTCAACGGAAAATATGATTGTTATGAAAACCCTTCCGGGGAATGCCAATGCAGTTGGGGCGTTGATTGATAACCTAGAATGGGATGAAGTCATGGGGAATATCAGCGGGGATGATACGATTCTGATTATATGCAGACAAAATGAGCAGGCTGAAGAAGTAAGTCAGCGATTCCTTGATATGCTCTGATAGAAAGGCGGAGATCAGATTGTTATTGGAACTCACGATTAAGAATTTTGCAATTATCGAGAATGTAACGATTTCGTTTGAAGATGGCTTAACTGTATTAACTGGTGAGACAGGTGCAGGAAAATCAATTATTATCGATGCCATTGGCCAGTTAATCGGCGGACGCGGGTCTGCTGATTTTGTTCGTCATCAAAGCAAGCGGGCTGAAATCGAAGGTGTCTTTTCCACTAGTAATGCTGTAGATAAGGAGCTTCAGCATTTATTTACGGAACTTGATATTCCGATCGATGAAGACGGAACTGTACTTCTTCGCAGGGAAATTACAAGTCAGGGTAAGAGTATCTGCAGAATTAATGGAAAGCTGACAACCTTGGGGATTTTAAGGCAAATAGGTCAAACGCTGGTTGATATCCATGGGCAACATGAACACCAAAGACTTCTGCAACAGGATCAGCACATTCAGTTTCTCGATCGCTTTGCAGGGAAGTCGATGGAAAAAGCAAAACTCGAGTATCATCATGTCTATAAAGACTACATGCAAAAGAAAAAACAAATGAAGCAATTCTCGGAGAATGAACAAGAGCTCGCACAGCGACTTGATCTTTTGAGATATCAGTATGAAGAGATATCGGGAGCAGAGCTTTCGCCAGGGGAGGATACAGAGCTGATTGAGGAGAAAAAGATCCTCGAGA
This Salisediminibacterium beveridgei DNA region includes the following protein-coding sequences:
- the ahrC gene encoding transcriptional regulator AhrC/ArgR, with amino-acid sequence MNKGQRHIKIRDIIGNREIETQDDLVENLRNAGFNVTQATVSRDIKELHLVKVPMMDGRYKYSLPSDQRFNPLQKLKRTLMDCFISIDSTENMIVMKTLPGNANAVGALIDNLEWDEVMGNISGDDTILIICRQNEQAEEVSQRFLDML
- the dxs gene encoding 1-deoxy-D-xylulose-5-phosphate synthase, giving the protein MDLLNVKDPSFLKDYSNEELESLAQDVRDFLISNLSVTGGHLGPNLGVVELTLVLHQLFDSPKDKFLFDVGHQAYVHKILTGRAGNFDQLRKYKGLCGFPKRSESEHDVWETGHSSTSLSGAMGMAVARDLKGEDSHVVPVIGDGALTGGMALEALNHIGHEQTDMVVILNDNEMSIAPNVGALHSMLGRMRTAGKYQKAKEDLEMLIRKIPAFGGRLAATAERVKDSMKYLLVSGMFFEEMGFTYLGPVDGHDLEDLKKNVNYAKKTKGPVIVHVITKKGKGYGPAENDAKGTWHGLGPYKIESGEVVKKPGPPSYSGVFASTLKKLATDDDRIVAITAAMPGGTGLDKFAQEFPKRTFDVGIAEQHATTMSAGLATQGMKPVFAVYSTFLQRGYDQLVHDVCRQNLNVVFAIDRAGLVGADGETHQGVFDISYLRHLPNMKILQPKDENEMQHMLYSAVQNDDGPMAVRYPRGNGYGVEMDEEFKQIPIGKWEVLQEGNDVTILAFGTMIPVAEEAVEKLAKLGVSARLVNARSLKPLDGEMLNQFASEHGPVITLEESALLGGFGSAVLEYLHENGFHHVHVERMGIPDRYIEHGSVPELLEEIGLTADELTNRVQKALPLKRQRA
- a CDS encoding TlyA family RNA methyltransferase, with protein sequence MKKERIDVLLVEQGLAESRERAKRSVMAGVVLADGERIDKPGMRVSIEAILSIKGEVLPYVSRGGLKLARAIEVFHLNLSNKVMLDIGSSTGGFTDCALQQGAKHVYALDVGYNQLAWKMRQDERVTVMERTNFRYSAPGDFTGERPDFATFDVSFISIRLLMPVLKTIIVPGSDIMTLIKPQFEAGRDEVGKKGIIRDRKVHEHVIEDLVEFCETLGFTVRGIAPSPVRGGEGNIEFLMHLTADEVCQVPFDRKHIDAVVSEAHYT
- a CDS encoding polyprenyl synthetase family protein, with the translated sequence MDFHTFLTEQVAVLDQKLPDLITSLDSPKILEEAMVYSLNAGGKRVRPVLLLSVLKGAGFPLEYGYNTACALEMIHTYSLIHDDLPAMDNDDLRRGKPTNHKVFGEDMAILAGDGLLTESFSLITRDEHLTTDQRIKLITSISRAAGPEGMVAGQVADMQSEGKQLTPEGLEAIHHRKTGDLLSVSLYAGGIIAGFHNDALIQLSKIGKHIGLAFQIKDDLLDIEGTEEEIGKPVGSDIANNKNTYPLLLGVKGAKEKLDFHLNAAHENLETLQHFDGALLDGLISYIGERKG